One genomic region from Rosa rugosa chromosome 1, drRosRugo1.1, whole genome shotgun sequence encodes:
- the LOC133725351 gene encoding ESCRT-related protein CHMP1B-like, whose translation MIPPLQANSTTMGNTEKLMNQIMELKFTSKTLESSLTTGNLQKMSETMDSFEKQFVNMEVQAEFMESSMAGSTSLSTPEGEVNSLMQQVADDYGLEVSVGLPQPAARAVPTKEADKVDEDDLSRRLAELKARG comes from the coding sequence ATGATACCACCATTACAAGCAAATTCGACCACCATGGGCAACACGGAGAAGCTGATGAACCAGATCATGGAGCTGAAATTCACGTCCAAAACCCTCGAGTCCTCGCTCACCACCGGAAACCTCCAGAAGATGTCGGAGACCATGGACTCGTTTGAGAAGCAGTTCGTCAACATGGAGGTCCAGGCTGAGTTCATGGAGAGCTCCATGGCCGGCTCCACCTCGCTTTCCACTCCCGAAGGTGAGGTTAACAGTCTTATGCAACAGGTTGCTGATGACTATGGGCTTGAGGTCTCCGTGGGCCTGCCGCAGCCGGCGGCCCGTGCCGTGCCCACCAAGGAGGCCGATAAGGTCGACGAGGATGATCTTTCCAGGAGGCTTGCGGAGCTCAAGGCTAGAGGTTAA
- the LOC133725345 gene encoding jacalin-related lectin 19-like: MFITPTLSISCITCMQQGEEGSNKDHESHGKIKLNGFVPEKPYGGTGGGLWDDGMYHGVREITVTSGLCIDSIRVAYDKDGELVNAHKHGGDGGGANAQIKLEYPDEFLVSVSGHCFGAPWIVGDPVVIRSLKFESNRRTFGPFGVEVGTPFTFTVEDGGQIVGMKGRSGWYIDAIGFHISHAPKRKLFRRVKEGLKKLSPSKAYHILIKITKPLQIFQCTGISM, from the exons ATGTTTATCACCCCCACTCTTAGCATCTCTTGCATAACTTGTATGCAGCAGGGGGAGGAAGGTAGCAATAAGGATCATGAATCGCATGGGAAGATAAAGCTCAACGGCTTTGTGCCGGAGAAACCTTATGGAGGAACCGGTGGAGGTCTTTGGGATGATGGTATGTACCATGGCGTAAGAGAAATCACCGTCACTTCTGGTTTATGCATCGACTCAATTCGTGTGGCGTATGATAAAGATGGTGAGCTTGTCAATGCTCATAAGCATGGAGGTGACGGAGGCGGCGCCAATGCTCAG ATCAAGCTAGAGTATCCAGATGAGTTCCTAGTGAGTGTTAGTGGACACTGTTTTGGGGCGCCCTGGATAGTTGGCGATCCGGTGGTGATACGGTCACTCAAATTCGAGAGCAATAGAAGAACATTTGGACCATTTGGAGTTGAAGTAGGCACACCTTTTACTTTCACAGTTGAAGATGGAGGCCAAATTGTTGGCATGAAGGGAAGAAGTGGTTGGTACATAGATGCAATTGGGTTTCACATATCCCATGCccccaaaagaaaactctttCGGAGAGTTAAGGAGGGTCTTAAAAAGCTTTCGCCTTCAAAAGCTTATCACATCTTGATTAAAATCACCAAACCTCTTCAAATTTTTCAATGTACAGGTATAAGCATGTGA
- the LOC133725359 gene encoding ESCRT-related protein CHMP1B, producing MGNTEKLMNQIMELKFTSKSLQRQSRKCEKEEKAEKLKIKKAMEKGNVDGARIYAENAIRKRTEQMNYLRLASRLDAVVARLDTQAKMSTINKSMGNIVKSLESSLNTGNLQKMSETMDSFEKQFVNMEVQAEFMESSMAGSTSLSTPEGEVNSLMQQVADDYGLEVSVGLPQPAAHAVPTKEADKVDEDDLSRRLAELKARG from the coding sequence ATGGGCAACACAGAGAAGCTGATGAACCAGATCATGGAGCTGAAATTCACCTCCAAATCTCTCCAGCGCCAATCCCGAAAGTGCGAGAAGGAAGAGAAAGCCGAGAAATTGAAGATCAAGAAAGCCATGGAGAAAGGCAACGTCGACGGCGCCCGGATCTACGCCGAGAACGCCATCCGCAAGCGAACCGAGCAAATGAACTACCTCCGCCTCGCCTCCCGCCTCGACGCCGTCGTCGCCCGCCTCGACACCCAGGCCAAGATGTCCACCATCAACAAGTCCATGGGCAACATCGTCAAATCCCTCGAGTCCTCCCTCAACACCGGAAACCTCCAGAAGATGTCGGAGACCATGGACTCGTTTGAGAAGCAGTTCGTCAACATGGAGGTCCAGGCCGAGTTCATGGAGAGCTCCATGGCCGGCTCCACCTCGCTTTCCACTCCCGAAGGTGAGGTTAACAGTCTTATGCAACAGGTTGCCGATGACTATGGGCTTGAGGTCTCCGTGGGCCTGCCCCAGCCGGCGGCCCATGCCGTGCCCACCAAGGAGGCCGATAAGGTCGATGAGGATGATCTTTCCAGGAGGCTTGCGGAGCTCAAGGCTAGAGGTTAA